A region of Reichenbachiella carrageenanivorans DNA encodes the following proteins:
- the prfA gene encoding peptide chain release factor 1 has translation MKEKLEEIKHRFEEVGQLIVQPDAMSDMTHYSKLSKEYKDLEKIVNKYEEYKLILDNLANSKQILETEKDPEFREMAKMELDELEPQKETIEEEIKQMLIPKDPNDDKNSILEIRAGTGGDEAAIFAGDLFRMYQRYCEKQGWKMGVMDLTEGSSGGYKEIISMVSGEDVYGKLKFESGVHRVQRVPATETQGRVHTSAATVAVLPEMEEVDVQIDMNDVRKDTFCSSGPGGQSVNTTYSAIRLTHIPTGLVVSCQDEKSQLKNLEKALKVLRGRIYDIELKKHNDAVGAQRKSMVGSGDRSDKIRTYNYPQGRVTDHRIGYSQHNLPTVMDGEIGDFIEQLRIAENAEKLKDGEA, from the coding sequence ATGAAAGAGAAACTAGAGGAGATCAAACATAGATTCGAAGAAGTAGGACAGCTCATTGTACAGCCCGATGCCATGTCTGATATGACTCACTATTCGAAGCTTAGCAAAGAATACAAAGATCTCGAGAAGATTGTCAATAAATACGAAGAATATAAACTCATTTTGGACAACCTGGCTAACTCCAAGCAAATTCTGGAAACAGAAAAAGACCCAGAGTTTCGTGAAATGGCCAAAATGGAACTCGATGAGCTTGAGCCTCAAAAAGAGACTATCGAAGAAGAAATCAAGCAAATGCTGATTCCAAAAGACCCCAACGATGATAAAAACAGTATCCTTGAAATTCGTGCAGGTACGGGCGGAGACGAGGCTGCCATTTTCGCGGGAGATCTCTTCCGTATGTATCAGCGCTATTGCGAAAAACAAGGCTGGAAAATGGGAGTGATGGATCTGACCGAAGGTAGCTCAGGCGGATACAAGGAAATCATCAGCATGGTATCTGGCGAAGATGTCTATGGCAAACTCAAATTTGAATCTGGCGTACATCGTGTACAGCGGGTTCCTGCCACAGAAACACAAGGCCGTGTTCACACCTCTGCAGCTACCGTAGCCGTACTCCCTGAAATGGAAGAAGTAGATGTACAAATCGACATGAATGATGTGCGTAAAGACACCTTCTGCTCTAGTGGCCCAGGTGGTCAATCGGTAAATACTACCTATTCGGCCATCAGACTGACACACATACCCACAGGACTAGTCGTGTCGTGTCAGGATGAAAAAAGCCAGCTTAAAAACTTAGAGAAAGCATTAAAAGTATTGCGTGGCCGTATCTATGATATAGAACTCAAAAAACACAACGACGCCGTAGGTGCCCAACGAAAATCGATGGTAGGCAGTGGCGATCGTTCGGATAAAATCAGAACCTACAACTATCCTCAGGGCCGTGTGACCGACCACAGAATCGGCTACTCTCAGCACAACCTCCCAACCGTAATGGATGGTGAGATCGGGGATTTTATCGAGCAACTCCGTATTGCCGAAAATGCAGAGAAGTTGAAAGACGGTGAAGCATAA